A window from Deltaproteobacteria bacterium encodes these proteins:
- a CDS encoding MoxR family ATPase yields MEMTFDSVHEGLKHSRYITTVKVETAIYLALVLEKPLLIEGPAGVGKTEVAKVLAELLQTELVRLQCYEGLDEARALYEWNYQKQLLRIQADTAQEQGWDEVSSHIFSREYLLERPLLHAISVPRKVVLLIDEIDKADEEFEAFLLEVLSDFQVSVPELGTIRAVHRPVVILTSNRARELSEALKRRCLHLYIDFPGFEDEARIIALKVPDLDERLRRQVARFVNGLRKLDLKKSPSIAETLDWARALVALGVKELDAPGIKRTLNLVLKHEEDIRKAEGRVGELLRTSG; encoded by the coding sequence ATGGAGATGACGTTCGATTCTGTCCATGAGGGTCTGAAGCACAGTCGCTATATTACGACTGTGAAGGTTGAAACTGCGATCTATCTGGCGCTGGTCTTAGAAAAGCCACTGCTTATTGAAGGTCCCGCCGGAGTGGGAAAAACAGAAGTCGCCAAAGTGTTGGCTGAGCTTCTGCAGACGGAACTGGTGCGTCTGCAATGCTACGAAGGACTCGACGAAGCGCGGGCGCTGTACGAATGGAATTATCAAAAACAACTGTTACGTATCCAGGCCGATACCGCGCAAGAGCAAGGCTGGGACGAGGTTTCGTCGCACATCTTCTCACGCGAATATTTGCTCGAACGCCCGCTGTTGCACGCGATCAGCGTGCCACGCAAAGTGGTGCTGCTGATCGATGAGATTGATAAAGCTGATGAAGAGTTCGAGGCGTTTCTGCTTGAAGTGTTGAGTGACTTTCAGGTGAGTGTGCCAGAATTGGGCACGATTCGCGCAGTACACCGACCAGTGGTGATTCTCACGTCGAATCGAGCGCGTGAGTTGTCTGAAGCGCTCAAACGACGATGCTTGCATTTGTACATCGATTTTCCTGGCTTTGAAGACGAAGCACGCATCATCGCGCTGAAGGTTCCTGATCTTGATGAAAGATTGCGACGTCAAGTTGCACGGTTTGTGAACGGGTTGCGTAAACTTGACCTCAAAAAATCTCCCAGCATTGCTGAAACGCTTGATTGGGCGCGAGCATTGGTCGCACTCGGTGTGAAAGAACTCGATGCACCAGGAATAAAACGTACCCTCAATCTGGTGTTGAAGCACGAAGAAGACATCCGCAAAGCTGAGGGCCGGGTAGGGGAGCTGTTGCGGACAAGTGGTTAA
- a CDS encoding tetratricopeptide repeat protein, with translation MDSTKSYLLFVLLFFLLGLPRPVLFAADPTPQTADEHARYGAALLSEGRWDDAIKSLTTATRINPQHAEATATLGMAYYFKGDLESAISTFQTALRLAPTRIDAAHGLGLALYEKGDLDKTISAFRAAAQLNPISNYNLGNALEQKGDKTGAVEAYKRYLAASPNAPEAALLDEAVKKGVFPTPAGGTVKTHFQRGQDLLAKQDAKGAIIEFLAALRLKPNHAEACNALGSAFRTAGDLEQAIGAYNMALQFDAKFSGALKNLGQALEEQGDVVQAVETYGRYLQLVPNAPDARQIREKMTQLRATRP, from the coding sequence ATGGACTCGACGAAATCCTATTTACTCTTCGTGTTGCTTTTTTTTCTTCTTGGATTGCCTAGACCGGTGCTCTTTGCGGCTGATCCTACTCCGCAGACTGCCGACGAACACGCCCGCTATGGAGCTGCGTTACTGAGCGAAGGAAGATGGGATGACGCGATCAAGTCCCTGACCACGGCGACACGAATCAATCCACAACATGCTGAGGCTACTGCCACATTAGGGATGGCGTACTATTTCAAAGGCGACCTTGAGTCAGCGATATCGACGTTTCAAACGGCCCTACGTCTTGCCCCAACTCGTATCGATGCTGCGCATGGATTAGGGTTAGCGTTGTACGAGAAAGGCGACCTTGACAAGACCATCTCCGCCTTTCGTGCGGCGGCGCAACTGAACCCCATCTCGAATTACAATCTTGGCAATGCGCTCGAACAGAAGGGCGATAAAACTGGCGCAGTTGAGGCGTACAAACGGTATCTCGCGGCATCGCCGAACGCACCTGAAGCGGCACTCCTTGACGAAGCGGTAAAGAAAGGAGTGTTTCCCACACCAGCAGGTGGAACCGTGAAAACGCATTTTCAGCGCGGTCAGGACCTCTTGGCTAAACAAGACGCAAAGGGAGCGATCATCGAATTTCTTGCCGCCCTACGACTCAAACCTAATCATGCTGAAGCCTGCAACGCTTTAGGGTCTGCCTTCCGCACTGCAGGTGACCTCGAACAAGCGATTGGCGCCTATAACATGGCCTTACAATTCGATGCCAAATTCTCCGGCGCCCTGAAGAATCTCGGGCAGGCGCTTGAAGAACAAGGCGACGTGGTTCAAGCCGTCGAAACCTATGGTCGGTATTTGCAGCTTGTTCCTAACGCTCCAGATGCTAGACAGATCCGAGAAAAGATGACGCAGCTACGGGCGACGAGGCCGTAG
- a CDS encoding HAD-IA family hydrolase, whose translation MSFHQIKAIFFDAAGTLFTVNGSVGEIYARIARAHGQEVSVTDLEAGFRRCFATAPPMAFPGALVDQLDDLEKQWWRDVVQNVFAPLGPFPRFSEYFAALFTYFAQTEAWQLYPEARATLVELRDRGFKLGVISNFDSRLFGLLEGFGIAPFFDPIIISTRAGAAKPDGEIFTQALSCLGLDAEEALHVGDSIHADIVGAHATGLLPVLIDRRGAEADAAHYHRIQNLAELSTIAHLRE comes from the coding sequence ATGTCTTTCCATCAAATCAAAGCCATCTTCTTCGATGCTGCCGGAACGTTGTTCACGGTCAATGGATCAGTAGGTGAAATCTACGCGCGGATCGCGCGAGCACATGGGCAAGAGGTATCAGTGACGGACCTTGAAGCTGGCTTTCGGCGTTGCTTTGCCACGGCTCCGCCAATGGCTTTCCCTGGTGCTCTGGTAGACCAGCTTGATGATTTAGAGAAACAGTGGTGGCGAGACGTTGTGCAGAACGTCTTTGCTCCACTCGGACCATTCCCTCGCTTCTCTGAATATTTCGCTGCACTCTTTACCTACTTTGCCCAAACTGAAGCGTGGCAACTGTACCCAGAGGCGAGGGCTACGCTGGTCGAGCTTCGTGATCGTGGCTTCAAACTCGGCGTGATCTCAAACTTCGACTCACGCTTATTTGGCTTGCTCGAAGGCTTTGGCATTGCCCCGTTCTTCGATCCGATTATCATCTCAACGCGGGCAGGCGCAGCGAAACCTGACGGGGAGATTTTTACTCAAGCACTGTCTTGTCTTGGACTCGACGCCGAAGAGGCACTCCACGTCGGCGATAGCATACATGCCGACATTGTCGGAGCACACGCTACCGGACTTCTCCCGGTTCTGATTGATCGACGAGGAGCTGAGGCCGATGCGGCCCATTACCATCGCATACAGAACCTGGCTGAGTTATCGACAATAGCTCACCTTCGAGAGTAA
- a CDS encoding thiolase family protein, which yields MREVAVIGAGMTRFGKHIDRSMKDLAREAIESALNSSGVSKTALEAVAVGNAMAGLITGQECIRGQVVLHEMGIGGIPVINTENACASAATAFHIAWLYIASGMYDTVLAVGMEKLFHADKQRSFEAIGSAIDVELMQQTLEQMKNATPEGGEGAGAGKSRSMFMDFYAEFARDHMRKYGTTKEHYAKIAAKNHTNGSLNPHAQFQTPRTYEDVLASPTIADPLTRMMCSPIGDGAAAVLLTSADKARQFTSKPVYIKASVLGSGRDRQTGDPEINERVARKAYEVAGLGPQDIHVAEVHDASAPAELIICEELGFCQHGEGGRLIDEGATLLSGRIPVNPSGGLLAKGHPVGATGTAQIAEIFWQLRGEAGKRQVQGAKVGLTENGGGMIRGEAAALAIHVLTV from the coding sequence ATGAGAGAGGTCGCGGTTATTGGCGCGGGCATGACCCGCTTCGGCAAACATATCGATCGCAGTATGAAAGATCTCGCGCGTGAGGCCATTGAAAGCGCTCTCAACTCCTCGGGTGTCAGTAAAACTGCGCTTGAAGCTGTCGCTGTGGGCAACGCCATGGCCGGTCTGATTACCGGACAAGAGTGCATTCGCGGCCAGGTTGTCCTGCACGAGATGGGGATTGGTGGAATTCCGGTTATCAACACCGAAAATGCCTGCGCGAGTGCGGCGACAGCTTTTCATATCGCGTGGCTCTACATTGCCTCCGGCATGTACGATACCGTCCTCGCAGTTGGGATGGAAAAACTCTTTCATGCAGACAAGCAACGCTCTTTTGAAGCAATCGGTAGCGCCATCGATGTCGAACTCATGCAACAGACGTTGGAACAGATGAAGAACGCAACGCCAGAAGGTGGAGAGGGTGCTGGCGCTGGCAAGTCTCGCAGCATGTTCATGGATTTCTATGCTGAGTTCGCGCGTGACCATATGCGCAAGTACGGCACGACCAAAGAGCATTATGCGAAGATTGCGGCAAAGAACCACACGAATGGCAGCCTCAACCCGCACGCGCAGTTCCAAACACCACGCACCTACGAAGACGTGCTCGCTTCACCAACGATTGCTGATCCACTCACCCGCATGATGTGCTCACCAATCGGCGATGGTGCAGCAGCGGTGCTACTCACCAGTGCCGACAAAGCGCGGCAGTTCACCAGCAAACCGGTCTATATTAAAGCGTCAGTGCTCGGCTCGGGCAGAGACCGTCAAACTGGCGACCCTGAAATTAATGAACGCGTCGCACGCAAAGCCTATGAAGTGGCTGGCCTCGGACCACAAGACATTCATGTTGCTGAAGTACACGATGCATCAGCACCTGCCGAACTCATCATTTGCGAAGAACTGGGCTTCTGTCAGCATGGTGAAGGTGGTCGTCTGATTGATGAAGGCGCAACTCTACTCAGCGGTCGTATTCCGGTAAACCCGAGCGGCGGTTTGCTGGCGAAAGGTCATCCAGTGGGTGCTACCGGTACTGCGCAGATCGCCGAAATCTTCTGGCAACTGCGCGGCGAAGCTGGCAAACGCCAAGTCCAAGGCGCGAAAGTCGGCCTCACCGAAAATGGCGGCGGGATGATTCGCGGCGAGGCAGCGGCACTCGCTATTCACGTACTCACCGTTTAG
- the coaD gene encoding pantetheine-phosphate adenylyltransferase — MKRRAIYPGSFDPPTYGHIDIIRRSLQMVDEVVVAVVYNPQKSDFLFTPQERIDMFREELKDVDTRIEYDNFYGLLVDYVDKKNATIIVRGLRAVSDFDYEFQMALMNRRMKPHIETIFLMTGAAHFYTASRLVKEIASFDGNVDGLVPPHVVKRLKEKFAKKT; from the coding sequence GTGAAACGTCGGGCAATTTATCCGGGATCCTTTGATCCTCCTACATATGGCCATATCGACATCATCCGTCGCAGTTTACAGATGGTTGACGAGGTGGTTGTTGCAGTTGTCTATAATCCACAGAAATCTGACTTTTTGTTTACTCCGCAAGAACGGATCGACATGTTCCGCGAAGAACTCAAAGACGTCGATACACGAATTGAATACGACAATTTTTATGGGTTGTTGGTCGACTATGTCGACAAGAAGAACGCGACGATCATTGTTCGTGGTTTACGAGCGGTTTCGGACTTTGATTACGAGTTTCAAATGGCACTGATGAACCGCCGGATGAAACCACACATCGAAACGATTTTCTTGATGACCGGCGCCGCACATTTTTACACCGCGTCGCGTCTGGTCAAAGAGATTGCCAGCTTTGATGGTAACGTCGATGGTCTCGTCCCGCCACATGTTGTCAAACGGCTCAAAGAGAAGTTCGCCAAAAAGACCTAA
- a CDS encoding rhomboid family intramembrane serine protease, which produces MIPLRDTIPSSSFPVVTIGLIILNTLIFFYQISLGPREEQFVLHYGFVPAVYLHTSLAEPFSLLARFGPMFSSMFLHGGWLHLIGNMWTLWIFGDNVEDRLGKVRLLLYYIASGLAAVYLHYLTERTSGLPVIGASGAIAGVMGGYFVLFPRARILTLLPIFIFIQIVTIPAVVFLALWFLGQLLSGVVATSVQTHGGVAWWAHVGGFVAGALLILPRRRSSPQQSPWSSEHVT; this is translated from the coding sequence ATGATTCCTTTACGTGACACGATTCCGTCGAGTTCCTTTCCTGTAGTGACCATTGGCCTAATTATTCTTAATACACTCATCTTTTTCTATCAAATCAGTTTAGGTCCGAGAGAAGAACAGTTCGTGTTGCATTACGGGTTTGTGCCCGCCGTCTACCTACACACCTCTCTTGCAGAACCGTTTAGTTTGCTTGCCCGCTTTGGGCCGATGTTTTCGTCGATGTTTCTGCATGGTGGTTGGCTCCATCTCATCGGCAACATGTGGACCTTGTGGATCTTCGGTGACAATGTGGAGGACCGCTTAGGCAAGGTGCGGTTATTGCTCTACTATATCGCTAGTGGTTTAGCGGCGGTGTATCTCCACTACTTGACGGAGCGGACCTCTGGGCTGCCAGTGATCGGGGCGAGTGGAGCGATCGCTGGAGTCATGGGTGGATACTTCGTGCTTTTCCCGCGTGCGCGGATTCTTACGCTCTTACCGATTTTTATTTTCATCCAGATCGTTACCATTCCGGCGGTTGTTTTCTTAGCGCTCTGGTTTCTCGGTCAGTTGCTCAGTGGTGTTGTTGCTACGTCCGTGCAAACGCATGGAGGGGTCGCCTGGTGGGCACATGTTGGCGGTTTTGTTGCTGGCGCTTTACTGATTCTCCCTCGTCGTCGCTCGTCGCCGCAACAATCTCCGTGGTCATCGGAGCACGTCACCTGA
- a CDS encoding aminotransferase class V-fold PLP-dependent enzyme encodes MAEGEGAIMFNIEVVRADFPGITQQVYLNTAGVGLPPRTALDAVHQVTTLLGQGPAAMGYKAYYRAIGESSVKARTEAARLLQASPEEIAFIDDTTMGLNIALAAIPFAAGDNIVLCDLEYPQVAVSASYPQQHQRVETRVVRHHDGIVTVDDYAKLIDKRTRVLLVSSVQWINGLRMDMAAFSQLAQERGCFLVVDAIQQLGAIPLDLSGLQVDFLAAGAQKWLNAPFGAGLLYVNKKAQDKLTPGLAHGLFAFAEPAGGWVRYLGDQQLTPFLSLPLAADARRFEIHGMPKTIGTAGLAESLAYVNSLDRHAATEHIIALGDFLIDELKRRRIKVWTPTAHHLRSGIVTCEPFPDAERVHQLTQALETHHIYPTVRYCSGVGGLRISIHYYTSRGDIEALLAAMDDVMKGL; translated from the coding sequence ATGGCTGAGGGGGAAGGAGCGATCATGTTTAACATTGAAGTTGTCCGCGCTGATTTCCCTGGGATAACCCAACAAGTCTATCTCAACACTGCCGGTGTCGGTTTACCACCGCGTACGGCTCTTGATGCCGTCCATCAGGTCACCACTCTCCTCGGCCAAGGGCCGGCAGCAATGGGATATAAAGCCTATTATCGCGCTATTGGTGAATCGTCAGTCAAAGCTCGTACAGAAGCTGCCCGCCTACTTCAGGCTTCCCCAGAAGAAATTGCCTTTATTGACGACACAACCATGGGCCTGAACATCGCCCTGGCCGCCATTCCGTTCGCTGCAGGTGACAACATCGTGCTGTGTGATCTCGAATACCCACAGGTGGCGGTCAGCGCGTCGTATCCACAGCAACATCAGCGTGTAGAAACGCGAGTGGTCCGCCATCATGACGGCATTGTCACGGTCGACGACTATGCGAAGCTGATCGACAAACGCACACGCGTACTCCTTGTGAGTTCAGTGCAGTGGATCAACGGACTGCGTATGGACATGGCCGCATTCTCCCAACTTGCCCAGGAGCGTGGTTGCTTTCTGGTTGTCGATGCTATTCAGCAGCTTGGCGCGATTCCTCTTGACCTCTCGGGGCTGCAAGTCGATTTCCTGGCCGCCGGTGCACAGAAATGGCTCAATGCACCGTTTGGCGCGGGACTTCTCTATGTGAACAAAAAGGCGCAAGACAAGCTCACGCCTGGACTCGCGCATGGACTGTTTGCATTTGCTGAGCCAGCTGGAGGTTGGGTACGCTACCTGGGCGATCAGCAACTGACCCCGTTTCTTTCGCTGCCATTAGCTGCCGATGCACGACGATTTGAGATTCATGGCATGCCCAAAACGATTGGGACAGCGGGGCTCGCTGAGTCGTTGGCGTATGTGAACAGTCTCGACCGTCATGCAGCCACCGAACATATTATTGCTCTGGGCGACTTTCTCATCGACGAGCTGAAGCGACGCAGGATCAAGGTGTGGACACCGACTGCACATCATCTCCGCTCTGGTATCGTAACATGCGAACCGTTTCCTGATGCCGAACGGGTGCATCAATTGACCCAAGCGCTCGAAACGCACCATATCTATCCAACTGTAAGATATTGCTCTGGAGTAGGTGGACTGCGTATTTCGATTCACTACTATACAAGCCGGGGAGATATTGAAGCGTTGCTGGCGGCGATGGACGACGTTATGAAAGGTTTGTAA
- a CDS encoding MBL fold metallo-hydrolase, with the protein MRVTVLGAGDAFCSGGRRHSGYFVESGEVGFLLDCGATTLLGLKALGIAAERIDFIAISHLHGDHFGGLPFLFLEYTYEKLRTKPLVIIGPPGLEERVLALHSTMYRELAARGIAFPLQFVEVTPETAVTSHGVTLLPFRVPHQEKDISLGYRVAVDGKAILYSGDCGWNDSLIAQSRGMDLFICECCYFGTVTNFHVSYPQIAQAYQQGRLGCKRLVLSHIGREVLERINEVTIECAHDGLVIDV; encoded by the coding sequence ATGCGAGTGACTGTGCTCGGCGCTGGCGATGCATTTTGTAGTGGCGGTCGGCGTCATAGTGGGTACTTCGTTGAATCTGGAGAGGTTGGCTTCCTGCTGGATTGTGGGGCCACCACACTGTTAGGCTTAAAGGCCCTTGGAATTGCCGCCGAACGCATTGATTTTATCGCCATTAGCCATTTGCACGGCGATCACTTCGGTGGACTACCGTTTCTATTCCTCGAATATACGTATGAAAAGCTTCGGACCAAGCCGTTAGTGATTATTGGTCCACCTGGACTCGAAGAACGAGTCCTTGCGTTACACAGCACTATGTATCGCGAGCTTGCTGCGCGTGGGATCGCGTTTCCTCTCCAATTTGTCGAAGTAACCCCAGAGACTGCTGTAACATCTCATGGAGTGACCCTTCTCCCGTTTCGTGTTCCACACCAAGAGAAGGATATCTCCCTTGGATACCGCGTTGCAGTTGATGGCAAAGCGATTCTGTACTCGGGGGACTGTGGTTGGAATGACAGTCTGATAGCGCAGTCGCGAGGCATGGATTTGTTTATCTGTGAGTGTTGCTACTTTGGCACCGTGACGAACTTCCATGTCAGCTACCCGCAAATTGCCCAGGCGTATCAGCAGGGGCGACTGGGCTGTAAACGTTTGGTGCTCAGCCATATCGGGCGCGAAGTGTTGGAACGTATCAACGAAGTGACGATCGAATGTGCTCACGATGGATTGGTGATCGACGTGTAG
- a CDS encoding pyridoxal phosphate-dependent aminotransferase → MQLAKRLQLIKPSPTLMVTVQVAALRRQGIEVIDFGAGEPDFDTPEHIKEAAITALKQGKTKYTPVGGTAELKEAIITKLQRDNGLTYSMQEVTTNCGGKHTLFNAFHALFGEGDEVLIPAPYWVSYSDMVILTGGTPKLLMTDEKTGFKITAAQLQAAITPQSKALLINSPSNPTGGAYTESELQAIADVVEKSNLFVISDDVYEKFLYDSPKCPHILGLKPHLRDRVLITNSVSKTYAMTGWRLGYAAGPKELISAIETLQSQSTSNPTSIAQAAAVAALTGTQEPVGIMAKEFAKRRNYVVERLRAIPGITCTLPEGAFYVFPRVSSYFGAKWQDKTVSSAMDLSLYLLQEGKVALVAGEGFGSAEHVRISYATSMKNLEQGLNQMEGALKRLKSL, encoded by the coding sequence ATGCAACTCGCAAAACGTTTACAACTGATTAAACCCTCACCTACCCTAATGGTGACTGTTCAGGTCGCTGCCCTGCGTCGCCAAGGCATCGAAGTCATCGACTTCGGTGCTGGCGAACCGGACTTCGATACGCCTGAGCATATCAAAGAAGCCGCGATCACTGCGCTGAAGCAAGGCAAGACGAAATACACGCCTGTTGGTGGCACGGCAGAATTGAAAGAAGCGATCATCACAAAGCTGCAGCGTGACAATGGCTTGACTTACAGTATGCAGGAAGTGACCACCAACTGTGGCGGTAAACACACCTTATTCAATGCCTTTCACGCACTGTTCGGTGAAGGCGATGAAGTCCTGATTCCGGCGCCGTATTGGGTGAGTTATTCTGATATGGTCATCCTTACGGGGGGAACACCGAAGTTATTGATGACCGACGAGAAAACCGGCTTCAAAATCACTGCAGCGCAATTGCAAGCTGCGATTACCCCACAAAGCAAGGCGCTACTAATCAACAGCCCATCCAATCCAACTGGTGGAGCCTATACTGAGAGTGAGTTACAGGCGATTGCTGATGTCGTCGAAAAGAGCAACCTTTTTGTCATCTCCGACGATGTATATGAGAAGTTTCTCTACGACTCACCGAAGTGTCCGCATATTTTGGGGTTGAAACCACATTTGCGCGATCGCGTGCTGATTACCAACTCGGTCTCGAAGACCTACGCGATGACAGGTTGGCGCTTAGGCTACGCGGCTGGTCCGAAGGAGCTGATTTCTGCGATTGAAACCTTACAAAGCCAGAGCACCTCGAATCCGACCTCGATTGCTCAAGCTGCAGCAGTAGCTGCACTGACCGGAACGCAAGAACCTGTGGGTATCATGGCCAAAGAGTTCGCCAAACGGCGCAACTATGTCGTCGAGCGTCTACGGGCGATACCTGGCATTACCTGTACGTTACCCGAAGGTGCATTCTATGTGTTCCCGCGCGTGTCGTCATACTTTGGTGCCAAATGGCAAGACAAGACAGTCTCGTCCGCGATGGATCTTTCTCTCTACTTGTTACAAGAAGGGAAAGTTGCCCTCGTCGCTGGCGAAGGCTTCGGCTCTGCAGAACACGTACGAATCTCTTATGCCACGTCGATGAAGAATCTTGAGCAAGGTCTCAATCAGATGGAAGGAGCGTTGAAGCGGTTGAAAAGCTTGTAA
- the rsmD gene encoding 16S rRNA (guanine(966)-N(2))-methyltransferase RsmD, which produces MGQKTGGEVSGSPYLPFSVSFLESPALPFILDQFLPLSPIAPNMRIISGTAGGLQLKVPKGHKIRPTADQVREAIFNIITSRFTLEGIAVLDLFAGTGALGIEALSRGAKSAVFVDANPDAQRLILENLALTNFRRQGRLIRAYAKKGIRVVEEQGLRFGGVFLDPPYDEGWVDKVLRALAQSAILEPQAWVVVEHSQHEVGKDTYPPLLLTDRRRYGTTGVSFYQRQTEEAA; this is translated from the coding sequence ATGGGCCAAAAAACGGGTGGGGAGGTCTCCGGTTCTCCCTATCTCCCATTCTCCGTTTCGTTTTTAGAGTCTCCCGCTCTCCCATTCATTCTTGACCAATTCCTCCCCCTTAGTCCCATAGCCCCCAATATGCGAATTATTTCCGGCACCGCCGGTGGCCTGCAACTCAAAGTTCCCAAAGGCCACAAAATCCGCCCGACGGCTGATCAAGTCCGGGAAGCAATTTTCAACATCATTACCAGCCGCTTTACACTGGAAGGAATCGCGGTTCTTGACTTGTTTGCTGGCACCGGTGCTCTCGGCATTGAAGCGTTAAGTCGTGGTGCCAAATCCGCTGTTTTTGTTGACGCTAATCCAGATGCCCAGCGGCTGATTCTTGAAAATCTTGCGCTTACCAACTTTCGTCGTCAGGGTCGGTTGATTCGTGCTTATGCCAAAAAAGGCATCCGGGTTGTCGAAGAGCAAGGGCTCCGTTTTGGCGGCGTGTTTCTTGATCCTCCCTATGACGAAGGCTGGGTTGATAAGGTTTTACGGGCGTTGGCGCAAAGCGCGATCCTTGAGCCACAGGCATGGGTCGTCGTCGAGCATAGCCAGCATGAAGTTGGCAAAGATACGTATCCGCCATTGCTCTTGACGGACCGACGCCGTTACGGCACAACCGGGGTGTCTTTTTATCAGCGGCAGACTGAGGAGGCTGCGTGA
- the cofC gene encoding 2-phospho-L-lactate guanylyltransferase encodes MKASMNCVLVPVKALAQGKTRLSTLLSPEERHALSRAMLTDVVTNARRAIGVDRVVVVSSDPSLLELAHQLGADPVDEGSPRGLNGAVAVGTEFCLQLGATAVLVLLADLPLVMAQDVERVFQQIREKSQIVVVPCKEGDGTNALLRTPPEIVPTRFGGPSLEAHRKVAHEYHVACQTIEIPRIAFDVDSSEDLRWLASQPQLTQTLQVLQEFSVFAQGKSQ; translated from the coding sequence ATGAAAGCCTCTATGAACTGCGTGTTGGTACCAGTCAAAGCCCTTGCCCAGGGAAAAACCCGCCTCTCAACGCTGCTTTCGCCTGAGGAACGTCACGCATTGTCACGCGCTATGTTAACCGACGTTGTGACAAATGCACGCCGGGCAATTGGCGTTGATCGCGTGGTTGTCGTGTCTTCTGACCCTTCTTTATTGGAACTTGCCCATCAGCTTGGGGCAGATCCGGTGGATGAGGGATCTCCACGTGGTCTCAATGGTGCGGTTGCGGTTGGGACCGAATTCTGTTTGCAACTTGGGGCGACCGCGGTTTTAGTGTTATTGGCGGATTTACCCCTTGTCATGGCGCAGGACGTCGAGCGCGTTTTTCAGCAGATTAGAGAAAAATCACAGATAGTGGTAGTTCCGTGCAAGGAAGGCGACGGAACGAATGCGTTATTACGTACTCCACCCGAAATAGTCCCGACACGGTTTGGGGGGCCAAGTTTAGAGGCTCACCGCAAGGTTGCCCACGAATACCATGTTGCTTGTCAGACGATTGAAATTCCGCGTATTGCCTTTGATGTCGATTCTAGTGAAGATCTGCGTTGGCTGGCATCGCAACCGCAGCTAACGCAGACCTTGCAGGTGTTGCAAGAATTTAGCGTGTTTGCTCAGGGAAAATCACAATAA